A DNA window from Myripristis murdjan chromosome 19, fMyrMur1.1, whole genome shotgun sequence contains the following coding sequences:
- the tnfrsf13b gene encoding tumor necrosis factor receptor superfamily member 13B → MGRSCPEGQYWDGLVTDCVGCQTVCQQPHKHVRCNKFCLSAECKAMPGHYYDNLLRKCMRCADICGGHPAECAPHCQSEYCCSQKIPRKPTLAAVQKPAIEAVSPAPTSRGRPVLTAPPHPTILLYSLLALCMVLLLSALCVALAVCWRRARVKTSRQGPRATDPGRGAREAGEPGQSPTDRLMDSSILRRTEPNDDSTPTETCVCVHCFPDPRAPNQADERPLGLPFSFYQQAVLQQTKPSEETPLWAQEGQHNPGLNVQREKEAAVG, encoded by the exons ATGGGTCGGAGCTGCCCTGAGGGTCAGTACTGGGATGGCTTGGTCACAGACTGTGTGGGGTGTCAGACGGTCTGCcagcagccacacaaacacGTCCGATGCAACAAATTCTGCC TGTCTGCGGAGTGCAAGGCGATGCCCGGCCACTACTACGACAACCTGCTGAGGAAGTGCATGAGGTGCGCCGACATTTGTGGCGGACATCCGGCAGAATGCGCCCCCCACTGTCAGAGTGAGTACTGCTgctcacagaaaa TTCCCCGCAAGCCCACCTTGGCTGCTGTTCAAAAACCTGCGATTGAAGCGGTGTCACCGGCTCcgaccagcagagggcgcccTGTGCTGACCGCCCCGCCGCACCCCACCATCCTGCTCTACTCCCTGCTGGCTCTGtgcatggtgctgctgctgtcggcCCTGTGTGTGGCCCTGGCCGTCTGCTGGAGGAGAGCCAGGGTCAAGACCTCCAGACAAGGACCCAGGGCGACTGACCCAGGCCGGGGAGCCAGGGAGGCTGGAGAGCCTGGGCAGAGCCCCACAG ATAGACTAATGGACTCGAGCATCCTCCGTCGCACCGAGCCGAATGATGACTCCACCCCCACTGAGACCTGCGTGTGTGTCCACTGTTTCCCAGACCCGAGAGCCCCAAACCAGGCTGACGAGAGGCCGCTGGGACTCCCTTTCTCCTTCTACCAGCAGGCTGTCCTCCAGCAGACCAAGCCCTCAGAAGAAACCCCTCTGTGGGCTCAGGAGGGCCAGCACAACCCTGGGCTGAACGTCCAGCGGGAGAAGGAGGCCGCCGTGGGATGA